The following are encoded together in the Desulfuromonas thiophila genome:
- a CDS encoding Mur ligase family protein, whose amino-acid sequence MHQSSACVEALGFCRLSPELWPSWQAAALHLHRHLASQQAVLRSWLAQVQSASAASLPLETWLTGLLRALRVPDYPLQVQQDLSGRLVVVSACPYPRAVHDLLLAVTPLLEWAACLLQRGQVQVPEQTLRPWLGRLARLATLLPPAEVMNFHKGLDSQRIDWFWDSGRLTRVGQGARQKAILLPDAADGAEVAAALLAAAELPQLPIYTVTGSVGKTTTVRLLSQLLQGCGLCLAVAASDGAWVGGRQISRDDCIGGRSAAALLRRPEVEVALFEQGRGGLLKQGVPYRRSSIAVLLNVQDVHLGLDGVDSLAAMAEVKAVGLRPAHRVVLNFDDAQCRRLAERWPAGRLVWFSVTAEPARLQQLSHKALGVLGVERTALGQPLGLCVYQQHRVVARLSLQDVLPYQGMLGEKTLEELLAAVGAAWFGPVALTGWERRLPALRLDAGNHLFRASVQRAGAVFYVLDKAGEKASLAVLAPFIDSLCRREGIRRRILVMTRSAGEPPQRHLESCRCLYPLMDEFVCFDRPETYQAKTALPLYAAGDLPRLLTAELLRLGQQAGHHKPVQRLEDWSAVEPWLEKRLCDGCERTLVLINQPSTAAAALNERIAAFVRRQMAITKSNGGSRNTPAL is encoded by the coding sequence TTGCATCAATCTTCTGCCTGTGTCGAGGCGCTGGGGTTCTGTCGTCTGTCGCCGGAGCTCTGGCCCTCCTGGCAGGCAGCGGCTTTGCACCTGCATCGTCATCTGGCATCGCAACAGGCCGTGCTGCGGTCGTGGCTGGCGCAGGTGCAGTCGGCATCTGCCGCATCACTGCCGCTGGAAACCTGGCTAACAGGGCTTCTGCGCGCCTTGCGGGTGCCGGACTATCCGCTGCAGGTGCAGCAGGACCTGTCTGGCCGGCTGGTGGTGGTCAGTGCCTGTCCCTATCCCCGCGCCGTGCATGACCTTCTGCTTGCGGTAACTCCGTTGCTTGAATGGGCGGCCTGCCTGCTCCAGCGGGGCCAGGTGCAGGTGCCGGAGCAGACCTTGCGGCCCTGGCTGGGACGTCTGGCGCGGCTGGCCACTTTGTTGCCGCCAGCTGAGGTGATGAATTTCCATAAAGGTCTGGATTCGCAGAGAATCGACTGGTTCTGGGACTCCGGCCGGCTGACCCGCGTTGGCCAAGGGGCGCGCCAGAAAGCGATTCTGCTGCCTGATGCTGCAGATGGGGCTGAAGTTGCTGCCGCTTTGCTGGCCGCTGCCGAGTTGCCGCAGCTGCCGATCTATACGGTTACGGGCAGCGTGGGTAAGACCACGACCGTGCGTCTGTTGAGCCAGCTGCTGCAGGGCTGCGGTTTGTGTCTGGCGGTTGCGGCTTCCGATGGTGCCTGGGTTGGTGGTCGGCAAATTTCCCGTGATGATTGTATTGGCGGCCGCAGTGCCGCCGCACTGTTGCGTCGCCCGGAGGTGGAAGTGGCTCTGTTTGAACAGGGCCGGGGAGGGCTGCTCAAACAGGGGGTTCCGTATCGCCGCAGCAGTATCGCGGTTTTGCTGAACGTTCAGGATGTGCATCTGGGACTTGATGGCGTGGACAGTCTGGCCGCCATGGCGGAGGTCAAGGCGGTTGGCCTGCGGCCGGCGCATCGGGTGGTACTCAATTTCGATGATGCTCAGTGCCGCAGGCTGGCTGAGCGCTGGCCGGCCGGGCGTCTGGTCTGGTTCAGCGTGACTGCCGAACCGGCCAGGCTCCAGCAACTCAGCCACAAAGCCTTGGGGGTTCTGGGAGTTGAGCGTACGGCCCTGGGCCAGCCTCTCGGTTTGTGCGTTTACCAGCAGCACAGGGTTGTTGCGCGGCTGTCACTGCAGGATGTTCTGCCCTATCAGGGGATGTTGGGTGAAAAAACCCTGGAAGAGCTGCTGGCCGCTGTCGGGGCGGCCTGGTTCGGTCCGGTGGCGCTGACCGGCTGGGAACGACGCTTGCCTGCCTTGCGACTTGATGCCGGGAATCATCTGTTCCGGGCCAGTGTCCAGCGTGCTGGCGCGGTGTTTTATGTCCTGGACAAGGCAGGGGAGAAGGCGTCACTGGCGGTGCTGGCCCCCTTCATTGATTCCCTCTGCCGGCGCGAGGGTATTCGCCGCCGCATTCTGGTGATGACGCGCTCGGCGGGGGAGCCGCCGCAGCGTCATCTGGAGTCCTGTCGCTGTCTGTATCCGTTGATGGATGAGTTTGTCTGTTTTGACCGACCGGAGACCTACCAGGCGAAGACGGCCCTGCCATTGTATGCCGCAGGAGATTTGCCCCGCCTGCTGACGGCGGAACTGCTGCGGCTGGGACAACAGGCGGGCCATCACAAGCCGGTTCAGCGGCTGGAGGATTGGTCTGCGGTTGAACCCTGGTTGGAAAAACGGTTGTGTGATGGTTGCGAACGGACGCTGGTGCTGATCAATCAGCCCTCGACCGCAGCGGCTGCATTGAATGAACGTATCGCTGCTTTTGTTCGGCGCCAGATGGCGATCACAAAATCTAATGGTGGTTCCCGTAATACTCCGGCCCTGTAG